The genomic stretch TGGCGAAAAGCGATCGCTGAGTTCCGTAGAAGGGAAGACGGTGGAGCGCAACGCACCTACATTGCTAAATGCCGTTTATGCAGATCGATACTTTTATGACTTAAGAGCCTTCACTTTGGAGCAGCAGGCACAGCACGTAATTTTCAATCCTGATGAATTTAACACTGCCAATGCTGAGATTTTAGAGAAACTGAATGATGACAAAGAATACAAGTCAGTCTTCAAAGAAACCTTTGGCAGCAAGAAAATAAACGAGGAGCAATTTGCCTCGGCCTTGGCTTCCTACGTTTTGTCATTGCGATCTTTCAATAGCCCTTTTGATAAATATGTACGGAATGAAGAAGCTAAGCTACCGGATGACGCCAAGCGAGGCTTCAACCTTTTTATGGGAAAAGCAGCTTGTGGTACTTGTCATTTTGCACCAACTTTTTCAGGCTTAGTTCCTCCCAATTTTATTAAAAATGAAACAGAGATTTTGGGCATTTTGGCTACTGCCAATGATGAAGAGTTGGACGATGACCTTGGGAGAATAAATAATCAGATCCACAGCGAAAAGGCTTGGATATATGAACGTTCCTTCAAAACGTCAACGGTGAGAAATGTGGAGCTTACTGCACCTTATTTTCACAATGGAGAGTTTGCTGAACTTCAGGATGTGATGGATTTTTACAATAATGGAGGTGGAGCAGGAATTGGCTTAGAAGTTACAAATCAAACCTTGGCTCCGGATTCACTTGGTCTTTCACAAAATGAAATGAATGATATCATTGCGTTTATGAAATCGCTTACGGACACTACTTTAAATTATTAATTGATGGCTCCGAAATTCACCATAATTACGCTTTTCGTTTTTGGATCATTGGCTCTTTCTGCCCAATTCGCCAATCCTACTGAGCCGGTATATTCCGCGATAAGCGAAGCTGCAGAGGTAGATAATGCCACACAACTTAACCTTCGCGACTTGCAGCTTTTTCAGCTGGATGATAGTGCCGAGGAATTGAAGAATCTCACTTTTCTAAACTTGATGAAAAACAATATGGAGAGTTGGGACAAGAGCATTTTTACACTTACAAATCTCCAAACTTTAAATGTGAAGGAGAATAGCCTGAAGGCCATTCCAAAAGAAATCGAAAACCTGAAAAAGCTCGAGGCTTTGGACATTGCTAAAAACAAAGTACCAGAGATACCAAAGGAGATGGGAGAGTTGCAAAGCTTAAGATTATTGCACGCTTCCTTTAACAATGTGGTTTACATTTCGCCAGCGCTAGGTACTTGCGAACAGCTTCAAGTTATTGATCTGTCTCACAATCAACTGAGTGCTATTCCAGCTGAATTTTCAAGTCTTAAAAATTTAAAAACATTGCAACTGGGCTATAACCAGTTTAGAGAATTTAAAGGCGATTGGTGTAACATATCAAGCTTAGAGGATTTAGATTTAAACCATAACTATTTGCGGAATTTCCCTGGTGAGGTGAAAAAACTGAAGAGTCTGAAAGCTTTGAATCTTTCGAATAATGAACTGACCGAACTTCCTGAAGAACTTTGTAAGCTGAAAGATCTGGAACAACTTATTCTTTCAGAAAATGCTTTGACAGAACTCCCTCGTAATATTGGCCGCCTTAAAAATCTACGAACGCTTATAGCAGTGGGAAACAATTTTAGCGAAAGCG from Owenweeksia hongkongensis DSM 17368 encodes the following:
- a CDS encoding leucine-rich repeat domain-containing protein, which translates into the protein MAPKFTIITLFVFGSLALSAQFANPTEPVYSAISEAAEVDNATQLNLRDLQLFQLDDSAEELKNLTFLNLMKNNMESWDKSIFTLTNLQTLNVKENSLKAIPKEIENLKKLEALDIAKNKVPEIPKEMGELQSLRLLHASFNNVVYISPALGTCEQLQVIDLSHNQLSAIPAEFSSLKNLKTLQLGYNQFREFKGDWCNISSLEDLDLNHNYLRNFPGEVKKLKSLKALNLSNNELTELPEELCKLKDLEQLILSENALTELPRNIGRLKNLRTLIAVGNNFSESEKTRIKEALPGCTVILD